The proteins below are encoded in one region of Triticum aestivum cultivar Chinese Spring chromosome 1B, IWGSC CS RefSeq v2.1, whole genome shotgun sequence:
- the LOC123144790 gene encoding serine/threonine-protein phosphatase 7 long form homolog, with protein MATRWTKARKRWSPDIAKNCYPMYHQQFEILDEAEVTWNPWTQDQLKMVFDARHFTPGMLTDSAFWLTRYNLLFLWCVEPYNPERVMRQFGLYQEIPPPFPRRIDEETHKLTNMGRGWSLYDWREENSEWVHKWENEALADIVRQLRPYDGSTDQAYKQWYCMNTRASLASQPATIPTHLTQEEQARRHVELHAAYYRDHLLENVNEVGQMATDSMPAQGPYRKTFQKLLQQFVAKKF; from the exons ATGGCCACCAGGTGGACAAAGGCACGGAAACGTTGGTCTCCAGATATTGCGAAAAATTGTTACCCTATGTACCACCAGCAGTTTGAGATACTTGATGAGGCAGAAGTCACATGGAACCCGTGGACTCAGGACCAGCTAAAAATGGTCTTTGATGCTCGACACTTCACACCAGGCATGTTGACCGATAGTGCATTCTGGCTGACTCGCTACAACTTATTGTTCCTGTGGTGTGTTGAACCTTACAACCCAGAGCGTGTAATGAGACAATTCGGTCTCTATCAAGAAATTCCACCACCTTTTCCCAGACGTATCGACGAGGAAACACATAA GCTAACAAATATGGGCAGGGGTTGGAGTTTATACGATTGGAGGGAAGAGAACAGTGAATGGGTACACAAGTGGGAAAATGAAGCGCTAGCAGATATAGTGCGTCAACTTAG ACCGTACGATGGAAGTACAGATCAAGCGTACAAGCAGTGGTACTGCATGAACACACGTGCTAGCCTGGCCAGTCAGCCAGCTACTATACCTACACATCTCACACAAGAGGAGCAGGCGCGGAGACATGTTGAGCTGCATGCAGCTTACTATCGTGACCACCTG CTTGAAAATGTCAACGAAGTAGGGCAGATGGCTACGGATAGCATGCCGGCCCAGGGCCCATATCGCAAGACATTCCAGAAACTTTTGCAACAATTCGTGGCAAAGAAGTTCTGA